GGCTGGGCAGGTTCAGCGGAAGAGACGAGCGCGGTCATAGGTCGAATACCTGGCCCTGTCGGGGCACGGTGGCGTTCCAGTCCAGCTCGCGGCCGATCCGGACGCGCAGGGCCTCCGAAGCCTCGGCCTCGCCATGGACGATGAATACGCGGGATGGCCCGCGCTGGAAGCCCGCGAGCCAGCGCATCAGATCGTCGGCGTCGGCATGAGCCGAGAGCATCGACAGATCGTCGATCTCCGCGCGCACCGGGACCCACTGACCGTGTATCTTGATCTCCCGCGCGCCCTGGACCATGGCGCGGCCCCGCGTTCCGGCGGACTGATAGCCGGAAAACAGGATCGTGTGCTTCGGATCGGTCGCGAAGGATTTGAGATGATGCAGCACGCGGCCCCCCGTCGCCATTCCGCTGGCCGAGATCACCACCTTCGGCCATGGGCTGGCGGTGATCTCCTTTGAAGCGTCCACATCACGCGTATAGGTCGCGATCTTGCAGATCGCGGTGCATTCGTCATGTGTCAGGCGATGATCGTCGCTGTGCGCGTGAAGGAGGTCGGTCGCGTCGATCGCCATCGGGCTGTCGAGATAGATCGGGATGTTGGCAAGGCGGCCTGCGGTCTTCAGGTTCCAGAAGTGATAGAGCAAGGACTGTGCGCGGCCGACAGCGAATGCCGGAATTACGACGGTGCCGCCGCGCCCGGCCGTGCGTTCGACAATCCCGCCCAGCACCTCGGTCGTATCGGCGGGACCATGAAGGCGGTTGCCGTAGGTGGATTCGATGACGATGTAGTCGGCTTCCGGCACGGGATCCGGATCATGAAGCACCGGATCGCCGTAGCGTCCGAGGTCGCCCGAGAAGGCGATGCGACGGCCGACCCATTCGATGTCGGCGCTGGCCGCCCCCAGAATATGGCCTGCATGTCGAAAGGTCAGGGTCGCGCCGCCCGAAAGCTGAACAGGCGTATCGAAGGGCACGGTGGAGAAGAACTCCATCGCGCGTTCGGCATCGCGCACACCGTAGAGCGGCAGGGCCGGCTTGTGTTTCGAAAAACCCTTGCGGTTGGCGTAGTCGGCATCCTTCTCGTTGAGAAAGCCGCTGTCCTTGAGGATCAACTCGGCCACGTCCCGGGTCGCGGCCGTGGCGTAGATGCGGCCCCGGAAGCCGTCGCGGACGAGCTTGGGAAGGTAGCCGGAATGGTCGAGATGGGCATGGGTCAGGACGACCGCGTCGATGCTGGACGGGGCAACGGGCAGCGGCTCCCAGTTCAGGTCGCGCAGGTTCTTGAGGCCCTGGAACAGACCGCAGTCGATCAGGAGGCGTTTGTCGCCATGGGCAAGAAGGTGTTTCGAGCCGGTGACGGTGCCGGCACCGCCGAGAGAGGTCAGCGTGAGCATGGCATCCTTCAGTCGTTGAATGCGGCGATGTCGCCGGGATGGCCGCGTCCGTCCACGGCGTCGCACTCGGCGGGCGCGAGGAGGTCGTCGCGGCTCCAGCCGGCAAGAGGGGCGGCGGCGTCGACCAGATGCGCCCAGGAGCAGCGGTTGGCGAACAGCATGCCGGCGACGTCGAGCGTGCCGCCACGGCTGACATAGCCGCGCGCCGCCGTCGCTTGCGGGCCGGAATCCAGTCGCCGCAGGAGGCCGAGCATCGGTTCGGGCCTTGTGTGGGAAACGATCAGGCGCGGCAGGTCCGGCGGGAACAGGGCGGCCAGTTCATCGTCCTTCGCCGTAAAGGCCGCCTCGATAGGGTCGCGGGGGATGCGGAAGCGGCCGGGCTCTGACATGGCCGTGACCAGAACGCGTCGGCCATGGGTCCTGAGGCGGTGCGCGGCCTTCAGCGCCTCCTCGAGCTGATAGGCGCCGAGAGCGACGATCTGAAGTTCAGCGCCTGTCACTTCCCCGTCGACGTGCGCCGCCCCCTCGCGGACGAAGCGTGTCGCCGCCTCGGCGGCGAAGCGGTGCGGCATGTCGCGCTTGGACACGATCAGGCACGCGACCTGGCCGCGACCCTCGTAAACGGATCGCAGCGCGGCCGTCGCGCTGTTGGCGTCGACCGGAAACAGCACGCGCGCCGTGTCGGACATCTCGCCGAGCAGCGCCTCGCCGATGGTCGGGTCCTGATGCGACTGCTCGTTCTTGGCGTTTTCCCAGGTATGGGAGGTGACGACGAGGGGCACGGAGATCCAGCGCGGGTCTTGCCCGCTTTCGCGTTGGCGCCGGGAAAAGACGATCTCCTGCCGCAATCCGCCGAGCATCTTCATCGCGAAGGCTTCGTAGCTGACGATCAGGTTGATCCCGCCCTTGTTGGCGAGTGCCGCGCCCGCCACGGCCTCCTCGTTGAGCGCGGTGATCACCGCGCCGTCGATCGCGTCGGCGACGCCCGGCTCGGACGTGTTGACGCGATGGCGCAGCCTGTCGAGCGTCGCGCCCATATGGTTGGAGCGCAACTCGTCGGGATTGCCGACACGCGGACGAAGGCCGGGGTTGGCGTCCACCACGCGGACGAACCAGCGGTCGAGCGCGTGCATGGCGCAGTCGGGCGGATCGCCGGGGGTGGTCCAGTCTGGCTCGGGCAAGTCCGGGTCCGGCAGGTTGCGGAGCGCGAGCGGATGCCGGCTTTCGGGTTCGCGGCCCTGCCTGTCATGGACGGCGATCCGGGCGACGGCGCGCTCGATCTCCCCGGGCGGAACGAACAACGCCCGGGCGGCGGCGTTGAAGGCGGCTCTCGCGTGCTCGTCGCGCGCGGGGTTGCCGCCGAGCGGCAGATTGTGCGCGGCGTTGGTGCCGGCGCCGGGGAAGCCGAAGCCCTTCACCGTCTCGGCGATGACATAGGGGATCGGCGCGGGATAGGTGCGCCCGGGATCGGCGGCAAAGCCTCCGAGGCGGGTTTCGGCCTCGATGATCGCGCAGGCGATGGCGGCGGGATCGCGGCCGTCGACGATGACCGGATCGAAGCCGTTGAGCTTCAGATGGTCGGCGAGCCATTCGGCGCCGCCCTGCTGGGCGATCTGGACGCGTTCCTCGATACGGCGGCCGTTGAGGATCATGACCGGCACGGCAAGGCCGCAATCCTCGGCGCGCCACCAGCGCGGCGTCCAGTCCGATCCGCGTTGTTCCTCGAAGGCGCCGTCGCTCAGGAAGGCGACGAGGCTTTCGCCAGGCAGCGGCGCGTGGACATACTGGACCTCGGCGAAGCCGAGATAGCCGCCCTCCGAGATCGCGCCGGCGGTGTTTGGGCCCGCATGGCTGCCGAGCGGCACGGCGGCGTTGCCGCCGGCGTCGATCGCATAGGAATAGAAATCGGCCGCGAGCTGCGAGAGACCTTTCTCACTGCGGTCGTAGCGGCCTTTCTGAGCGGGGGAAACGTCCCCGGTGAGTGCATTCACCGCCTCGATCGCGGCGACGCAATGGCCTTGGCCCATCAGCCATGAGCGGGTCTTCGCGGTGATCGCGTTCGCGGCGAGATAGCCCACGAAAGCCGGGACCATGTTGAGCGATCCGCCGGTATGGCCTTCGGGTGTCGGCTTGAACGCCTCGGCTGGCAGCGGCGCACCGGAAAGATCGACGCGGCTGGCATAGGTCATGTGGACGACGGTCCACATGGCGGCCGAGGTCAGGCGGTCGGCGGCGGCGAGGATTCGGTAGAGGGATTCCGGGTCGATGTGGCCTGACGTTGCCAGGGCGCGTACGCGCTCGGCCGTCTGGTCGTTGTGGACAATCGGGCCGTATCCCTTGCGCCAGGTCTCGGATGTTTCCTTTGCAGGTTCACTCATGTCGTCGACGCTTTCAGCTCATTGTTCTGGTTCATCAGGTCACACCGCCGGTCCAGGGCGGCGGATCGCTGGCGGGGAAGGAATCGAAACCCGCCTGTTCGATTTCATCCAGCGGTTCCGGCGGGCGGCGGTGCCGGACGAGATCGCCATCGTCACCGGCTGCGGAAGCAATCGCCTCGGCGATTATGGAGGCGAGCCCGACGGCATTGCTGTCATGAGGCACCGCGTCGGACGAGACGATCCGGTCGCAGAGCGGGGCGAGGCGCTGGAAGGACTCCTCCGCGAAGATCCCATGCACCACCGCGACGACCGGCCGGGCAAAACCCTGAAGCGGAAGCTGGCGGGCGGCCTCGATGAGCGTATGTCCGGACGATGCGATATCGTCGGCAAGCACAGGCTGGCAGCCACGCCACTCGGAAAGATCCGGCAGCGCGATATCGACATCGCGGTCGCCGTGCCGGACCTTGCGCAGCACTGCATGCGGCGCCCCGATGCGCGCGGCGATGGCCGAGACCCATTGCTCGCTTTCCTCGTCCGGGCCGATGATCAGGGGACTATCGACATTGGCGGCGATCCAGTCTGCCAGCAGCGGCGCGGCGTGCAGGGTATTGGTCGGGATCGTGTAGAGCGCCGACAGCGCCGGGTAGCGATGAAGGTGCGGATCGACGGTTATCAGCCGGTCGAAGCTCGATGAGACAAGGCGGGCGAAGCTCTTCGACGTCACGGCCTCGCCGGGCTGGAAGCGGCGGTCCTGCCGCATATAGGAAAGATAGGGCGCGATGAGATTGACCTCGCGCGCGCCGAGCGACCGGGCGGCATCGGCGGCGAAGATCAGGCGCAGGAAGCCATCGTCGGGCCGGGCCAGCGTGGCGACGAGATCGACCGCCTTGTCCTTCACATCCGACAGGATGCGCAGATAGGTTTCGCCGTCCGGGAAGCGGCGCGTTTCCAGCGCGCCGGCCTCCCACCCGCCGGCATCGGCAAGCTGCCGGGCGAAAGTCTCGTTGCCCGGCAATGGAAGGATCAGGCGCCCCGCGCCGGCCCTCGTCATTTGTGCCGCCGGTAGTTGCGCAGGAACTGGGCGTTGATCGCGACGATAACGGTGCTGGCCGACATGAACACCGCGGCCACGGCCGGCGTCATCATGAAGCCGGTGCCGAAGGTTATGCCGGCCGCCATGGGGATGGCGACGGCGTTGTAGCCGGTGGCCCAGATCAGGTTCTGCACCATCTTGCGATAGGTGGCGCGCGAGAGGCCGAGGATCGCGCCGACGTCGCGCGGATCGCTGCGCACCAGCACCACATCGGCGGATTCGACCGCCACGTCGGTCCCCGCGCCGATGGCGATGCCGAGATCGGCCACCACCAGCGCCGGCGCGTCGTTCACCCCGTCGCCGACCATCGCGACGGAGAGGCCGCGCGCCTGCAACTCCTCGATCTTCTGCGACTTCTGGTCGGGCAGCACCTCGGCGAAATACTCGGTGATGCCAAGCTCCTCCGACACCGCCTTGGCCACGCCCTCGGCGTCGCCGGTCAGCATGATCGAGTTGATGCCGAGCGACTTAAGTTCCGCAATGGCCTCCTTCGATTCCGGGCGCACGATGTCGGCCAGCGCCAGCAGCGCGCGCGGCGCGCCGTCGCGGACCAGAACGACGACGGTCTTGCCCTGACCCTCCAGCCGCTTGAGGCTTTCATGGGCAATGGCCTTGCCCTGACGGGCTAGGTGGCCGGGGCTGACGATGCGGATGTCCTGGCCATCGACCTTGGCCAGGATGCCTTCGCCGGTGATGTTGCTGACCTCGCTCGCCCTCGGGACAGTCAGTCCCCGCGCCTTCGCCTCGGCGACGATGCCATGGGCGATGGGGTGTTCGGACTGGCTCTCGGCCGCGGCGGCATAGGCCAGTTCCTCGGCCTCGTCGCCGCCCGCCAGCAGCACGATATCGCTGACTCCGAAGCGGCCCTCCGTCAGCGTGCCGGTCTTGTCGAACACGACGGCATCGAGGTTACGCGCCCGCTCGAACGCGGCGCGGTCGCGGATCAGCAGGCCGTTGCGCGCCGAGAGCGAGGTGCTGACCGCGACGACCAGCGGCACCGCGAGGCCGAGCGCATGCGGACAGGCGACGACCATCACCGTCACCATCCGCTCCATCGCGAAGGCCAGCGGCGCGTCCAGCAGCAGCCACCAGACGAAGAGCGTGCCGAAGCCGACCGTGAGCGCGATATAGGTCAGCAACGAGGCCGCGCGATTGGCGAGGTCCTGCGTGCGCGAGCGCGTCTCCTGTGCCTTCCGCACCAGTTCGATGACCTGGGCGAGGTAGGTCGCGTCGCCGGTGGCGGTCACCTCGATAGTCACGGCATTGGCGCCGTTGATCGCCCCGCCGATGGCGGTCGCGCCGACGCCCTTGGAAACCGGGCGGGATTCGCCGGTCAGCATCGCCTCGTTGAACCCGGACGATCCCTCGACGATGGCGCCGTCGACCGGCACCTTGGCGCCCGGCCGGATCAGCACCCTGTCGCCGGGGCTGAGCGCCGAGATCGCCACCTCCTGCATCGTGCCGTCCGCTGCGATCCGGGTGGCGCTGTCGGGCAGCAGCCGGACCAGCTCCTCCAGCGCGCGCGAGGCGCCCATGACCGAGCGCATCTCGACCCAGTGGCCGAGCAGCATGATGGCGATCAGCGTCACCAGTTCCCAGTAGAATTCCTCGCCTGGAAAGCCGAAGGTGACGGCCGCCGAGAAGAAATAGGCCGCAGAGATCGCCAGCGCGATCAGCGTCATCATGCCGGGCTGGCCCTTGCGCAGCTCGGAGGTGAAGCCGGTCAGGAAGGGCCACCCGCCGTAGACATAGGCGATGGTCGAGAGGACGAAGAGCACATAGCGGTCGCCCGGAAACGCCATCGCCTCGGCGATGCCGAACCAGTGCTGGATCATCGGCGACAGCAGCAGGATCGGCGGCGTCAGGATCAGGGTCACCCAGAAGCGGCGGCGGAAGTCGGCGACCATCGCGCCATGGTCGTGGCCGGCATGCCCGGAATGGCTGGAACCGGCCGCGGCGATGACCTTCGGGTTGCCGTAGTGGTCCTCGCCGCCGCGATGCCCGGTCGCGTGCGTCTGATGGTTCTGATGGCCGTGGTGGGAGTGGGGTGAACTCATCAGGACTTTCCTTGATCTGGCCGAGGCAATGCTGCGGCAGCCACTGGCGTGTTGTTTCGTCGGAAATCTCACGCGATCCGGGCGCTGAATCCTTGATCGAGGTTAAAGTGTTTGACGATGGATGGGACAGCGGACCAAACCCGCTGCCGGAGTTTTCACAGTGGTTGTCTGGGGCAATTCTCGTTCTTTAATCCAGGTTAAGTCCTTCGCCGTGACGGCCATGTAGCCTGAAGCGAAGTGGTCGGGCTGTGATCTTACGGAAGCGGTCCTGAATGTGCAGGAGGAAGGGAGTCTCGATATGGCACGCATTGCACGATTTTGGCTGGTTCTCGCGCTGACCGTACTTCCGGTCATGGCGCTGTCCCAGGCCGATCCGCATCATCCAGGCGGGGAAGGCGAACACGCCGAACCGGCCCCGGTTCAGCAAGGCGCGCCGATGATGCAGATGATGGACGGCATGATGGGGCAGCAGATGGCGCAGCGCATGGAGGCGCTGCCCGAGGCGTCCCGCGCCTATATGGGCGCCATGATGGACATGCACGCGCCGATGATGGAGGCGATGCAGGAACCCGATGCCGACGTCGCGTTCGTGAAGGGCATGATCGCCCATCACGAGGCGGCGATCAGGATGGCGCAGGCCGCGCTCGAGTTCGGCCAGGAGCCACAGAGCCGTCAATGGGCGCAGGAGATCATCGACGCCCAGCAGGCCGAGATCGACGCCATGCAGGATTGGCTGGGCAATCGCGGCGAGTGAGCCTGCGGTCGCAGTCACGGGGGGAAAGGGATATGTTGAATCGCACAACATCAAGGTGGAGCAGGCTCATCGCCGGGCGCGCGTTGTCCGTTGCGCTCGGCGCGTTTCTCGTGTCGACGAGCCTCGTGTCCGCAGATGACGGCTTCCAATCGGTTGATGGGCTTTCGGTCTATCTCGGGATCATGCCGGCTTCGGTCGTACGCGGCCACCCCTCCGGTCACCAGGAGGGCACGATGCACGGCGGGGTGCCATCGGGGCAACATCCGCAACACATCGTCGTGGCGGTCTTCGATAGCCAGACGAGTGACAGGATCGAGAACGCCGAGGTCGTGGCGACGGTCTCCTCGCTCGGCCATGTCAGCCACGAGCATATCGTGCTGGAACCGATGTCGATCGCCGACACGATCACCTATGGCGGGTTCGCCAACTTTCCCGGGCGCGGCCGCTACGAGATCGAGCTAGCGATTTCGTTGCCGGACAGCCCCGGCTCGTCCCACCTCACATTCTCCAGCGATCATCCGTGATTGCGATAATCGGTTGGGCGGGCCCCCGCCGTGCCCGGCTTCTTTGTGTGTTCCCGAGCCATCGGACGTTGACCTATGCCCGTCTTGAGCAGCCTATCAAGCGTTCCGAACAGAAGTGTGTCCACATGCCGATACCGCGCGTTGCAGGAACACCCGTACAACGCGATATTGGATAGAAATCAAATACATACGATAAAAGGCGGGCCAATGAGTAGAGCGTGTCGACCTGCCACAGGCAGTTACGTACTCTGATCTTCGCCGTCAGGCGCTCTTCCGTTGGCTGCATCGCCTCGACTCACGCTGGACTTGTGGTCAAGCGTGGAAACCAAGCAGGCACATCTTGCATATAGCGCGCATATGCTTCTCCGTGCCGGTCGAGCGTATCCCGCTCCTCGCGCCTTGCGAGCCGCCAGTACATGACGGTGAGGATCGGAAACATCGCGGCGGTGAGCAGGGTCGGCCACTGGAGCAGGAACCCGAACATCACGAGGACGAAGCCCACGTATTGGGGGTGACGGATCCGCGCATAGACTCCGGTCGTGGCAAGCCCCCCTTTTTTCTGCGCGTCGTAGAGAATCCTCCATGCCGTGGCGATAAGCATGAACCCGCCCCCGATGAAGACGAAGCTCAGAAGGTGGAACGGTCCGAAATGTGGGTTGAGCCGCCACCCGAAGAGCGTCTCCAGAAGATGTCCGGCGTCGTGGGACAGCCAGTCGATCCCCGGATAGCGCGTCTGCAACCAACCCGAGAGGAGGTAGATGGTCAGCGGAAACCCATACATTTCCGTGAACAGCGCGACGATGAACGCGCTGTAGGCGCCGAAGGAACGCCAGTCGCGCGGTGTCGTCGGTTTGAAGAAACTGAACGCGAAGAAGATGAATACAGCGGAGTTCAGAAACACCAGGGACCAGAGGCCATAAGCCTGAACGTCTTCGTGCATGTCTTTGGGCTCCCTGGACGTCTCAATGTTGGTGGGGAGTTCGGTCCGAACCCTTTGAAGGCGGGCTTCCGCCATGGTCGTGTCCGCCGTGACTCCTGTGCATGAAGATGTGGAGCAGAGGACAGGCCAGGATGATCAGCCACGGCAGCCAGCCGAGCAGGTGGGCCCGATGTTCGGCGATCAGAAAGAACACGCCGATCGCGAGGAAACCCCACAGCGCGATGGTCGCGGCAGGGTATCGCCGGGGAGGCCGGTCATGGTGGTCGGGCTGTCTGTCGCTGGGCGCCATGGTCCTTCGACCTCTCTGCATTGAAGACATTTGCGTTCGGAATCGGGCCACGCATTGGAGCTGCCCGCGTGGCTCTCGGTTCGGCCCACGATGATCGTGAGGGCGGATGAAAACTTTGATCTCGGTTATAGTTTCTGCGGATCTTGGCGATTTTCGCTACCTGCCCCAGACGAAATCCCGCAATGCGTCGGTCCCGCTCTGATGATCGCGCGACAGTGATGTCGCCCCGGCCTCCGGACCCATTTAGGCTCCGGTTCGGGGCTTAATCTGGATTAAAGACCGCTGCCCGGCGCGCTCTCTATGCTGTGTCCGTCTGCTGCCGGGAATGGTGGCCAGCACGAAAGCAGGCACCGAGCGAGAAGGGAATTTCGCGATGACGCAATCCAATGTCGTACTGTGCGCTGCGGTGCGGACGCCGATCGGAACCTACAACGGTACGCTGAAGGATATGCCGGCGCCTGATCTCGGCGGCATCGCAATCAGCACGAGCCTTTCGCGGGCGGGGGTGGAGCACGATGCCATCGAAACGGTCGTCCTGGGTCAGGTCGTGCAGGCGGGGGCCAAGATGAATCCGGCTCGGCAGGCTGCCGTTGCGGCAGGCCTGCCCAGCGCGGTGCCCGCAATGACGGTCAACCGCGTCTGCGGCTCTGGTGCTCAGGCGATCGCGACGGCGGCACAGGAGCTCATGCTGGGAATTGCCAAAGCCGCCATCGCCGGCGGCATGGAGAACATGGATCAATCACCGTATCTGCTGCCCCACGGTCGGTGGGGCTATCGCATGGGCGAAGGTCGGATCTACGACTCCATGCTGCGGGATGGGCTCAACGATGCGTTCTCCGATCGGCATTCCGGCTGGGTGACTGAGGATCTGGTCACCAGATTTCAAGTCACGCGCGAGGCACAGGATCGATGGTCTCTGAGAAGCCAGCAACGCTTCAGTGAGGCTCAAGCCGCCGGCAAGTTCGACGCCGAGATCGCGCCGGTCGAGGTTCCCGGTCGTAAGGGTCCGACCATCTTTCGAAAGGACGAGCACAATCGACTGGACGCGACGATGGAGGATCTCGCGAAGCTGAAGCCGGCATTTCGCGAGGGCGGCACGATCACGGCCGGGAATGCTCCGGGTCTCAACACCGGTGCGGCGGCAATGATCGTGGCGCAAGAGGCATGGGCCGAAAAGAGCGGCGTCGAGCCTATGGCGCGGCTGGCCGGGTTCGGCATCGGTGCGGTTGAGCCCGGCATGTTCGGCCTCGGGCCAGTTCCGGCCGTGCATCGTGCTCTGGACCGCGCGGGCTGGTCGATCGGCGACCTGGAGCGAGTGGAGATCAACGAAGCGTTCGCCGCGATCACGCTGGCCTT
Above is a genomic segment from Paracoccus aestuarii containing:
- a CDS encoding thiolase family protein; protein product: MTQSNVVLCAAVRTPIGTYNGTLKDMPAPDLGGIAISTSLSRAGVEHDAIETVVLGQVVQAGAKMNPARQAAVAAGLPSAVPAMTVNRVCGSGAQAIATAAQELMLGIAKAAIAGGMENMDQSPYLLPHGRWGYRMGEGRIYDSMLRDGLNDAFSDRHSGWVTEDLVTRFQVTREAQDRWSLRSQQRFSEAQAAGKFDAEIAPVEVPGRKGPTIFRKDEHNRLDATMEDLAKLKPAFREGGTITAGNAPGLNTGAAAMIVAQEAWAEKSGVEPMARLAGFGIGAVEPGMFGLGPVPAVHRALDRAGWSIGDLERVEINEAFAAITLALMDELGLPEDIVNVEGGAIAHGHPIGATGAVLTTRLLHAMRRDGVRRGLVTLCIGGGQGIALALEATG
- a CDS encoding methyltransferase family protein; translation: MHEDVQAYGLWSLVFLNSAVFIFFAFSFFKPTTPRDWRSFGAYSAFIVALFTEMYGFPLTIYLLSGWLQTRYPGIDWLSHDAGHLLETLFGWRLNPHFGPFHLLSFVFIGGGFMLIATAWRILYDAQKKGGLATTGVYARIRHPQYVGFVLVMFGFLLQWPTLLTAAMFPILTVMYWRLARREERDTLDRHGEAYARYMQDVPAWFPRLTTSPA
- a CDS encoding DUF2933 domain-containing protein produces the protein MAPSDRQPDHHDRPPRRYPAATIALWGFLAIGVFFLIAEHRAHLLGWLPWLIILACPLLHIFMHRSHGGHDHGGSPPSKGSDRTPHQH
- a CDS encoding xylulose 5-phosphate 3-epimerase, whose amino-acid sequence is MSEPAKETSETWRKGYGPIVHNDQTAERVRALATSGHIDPESLYRILAAADRLTSAAMWTVVHMTYASRVDLSGAPLPAEAFKPTPEGHTGGSLNMVPAFVGYLAANAITAKTRSWLMGQGHCVAAIEAVNALTGDVSPAQKGRYDRSEKGLSQLAADFYSYAIDAGGNAAVPLGSHAGPNTAGAISEGGYLGFAEVQYVHAPLPGESLVAFLSDGAFEEQRGSDWTPRWWRAEDCGLAVPVMILNGRRIEERVQIAQQGGAEWLADHLKLNGFDPVIVDGRDPAAIACAIIEAETRLGGFAADPGRTYPAPIPYVIAETVKGFGFPGAGTNAAHNLPLGGNPARDEHARAAFNAAARALFVPPGEIERAVARIAVHDRQGREPESRHPLALRNLPDPDLPEPDWTTPGDPPDCAMHALDRWFVRVVDANPGLRPRVGNPDELRSNHMGATLDRLRHRVNTSEPGVADAIDGAVITALNEEAVAGAALANKGGINLIVSYEAFAMKMLGGLRQEIVFSRRQRESGQDPRWISVPLVVTSHTWENAKNEQSHQDPTIGEALLGEMSDTARVLFPVDANSATAALRSVYEGRGQVACLIVSKRDMPHRFAAEAATRFVREGAAHVDGEVTGAELQIVALGAYQLEEALKAAHRLRTHGRRVLVTAMSEPGRFRIPRDPIEAAFTAKDDELAALFPPDLPRLIVSHTRPEPMLGLLRRLDSGPQATAARGYVSRGGTLDVAGMLFANRCSWAHLVDAAAPLAGWSRDDLLAPAECDAVDGRGHPGDIAAFND
- a CDS encoding heavy metal translocating P-type ATPase; translation: MSSPHSHHGHQNHQTHATGHRGGEDHYGNPKVIAAAGSSHSGHAGHDHGAMVADFRRRFWVTLILTPPILLLSPMIQHWFGIAEAMAFPGDRYVLFVLSTIAYVYGGWPFLTGFTSELRKGQPGMMTLIALAISAAYFFSAAVTFGFPGEEFYWELVTLIAIMLLGHWVEMRSVMGASRALEELVRLLPDSATRIAADGTMQEVAISALSPGDRVLIRPGAKVPVDGAIVEGSSGFNEAMLTGESRPVSKGVGATAIGGAINGANAVTIEVTATGDATYLAQVIELVRKAQETRSRTQDLANRAASLLTYIALTVGFGTLFVWWLLLDAPLAFAMERMVTVMVVACPHALGLAVPLVVAVSTSLSARNGLLIRDRAAFERARNLDAVVFDKTGTLTEGRFGVSDIVLLAGGDEAEELAYAAAAESQSEHPIAHGIVAEAKARGLTVPRASEVSNITGEGILAKVDGQDIRIVSPGHLARQGKAIAHESLKRLEGQGKTVVVLVRDGAPRALLALADIVRPESKEAIAELKSLGINSIMLTGDAEGVAKAVSEELGITEYFAEVLPDQKSQKIEELQARGLSVAMVGDGVNDAPALVVADLGIAIGAGTDVAVESADVVLVRSDPRDVGAILGLSRATYRKMVQNLIWATGYNAVAIPMAAGITFGTGFMMTPAVAAVFMSASTVIVAINAQFLRNYRRHK
- a CDS encoding DUF305 domain-containing protein, yielding MQEEGSLDMARIARFWLVLALTVLPVMALSQADPHHPGGEGEHAEPAPVQQGAPMMQMMDGMMGQQMAQRMEALPEASRAYMGAMMDMHAPMMEAMQEPDADVAFVKGMIAHHEAAIRMAQAALEFGQEPQSRQWAQEIIDAQQAEIDAMQDWLGNRGE
- a CDS encoding ribose-phosphate pyrophosphokinase is translated as MTRAGAGRLILPLPGNETFARQLADAGGWEAGALETRRFPDGETYLRILSDVKDKAVDLVATLARPDDGFLRLIFAADAARSLGAREVNLIAPYLSYMRQDRRFQPGEAVTSKSFARLVSSSFDRLITVDPHLHRYPALSALYTIPTNTLHAAPLLADWIAANVDSPLIIGPDEESEQWVSAIAARIGAPHAVLRKVRHGDRDVDIALPDLSEWRGCQPVLADDIASSGHTLIEAARQLPLQGFARPVVAVVHGIFAEESFQRLAPLCDRIVSSDAVPHDSNAVGLASIIAEAIASAAGDDGDLVRHRRPPEPLDEIEQAGFDSFPASDPPPWTGGVT
- a CDS encoding MBL fold metallo-hydrolase RNA specificity domain-containing protein, producing MLTLTSLGGAGTVTGSKHLLAHGDKRLLIDCGLFQGLKNLRDLNWEPLPVAPSSIDAVVLTHAHLDHSGYLPKLVRDGFRGRIYATAATRDVAELILKDSGFLNEKDADYANRKGFSKHKPALPLYGVRDAERAMEFFSTVPFDTPVQLSGGATLTFRHAGHILGAASADIEWVGRRIAFSGDLGRYGDPVLHDPDPVPEADYIVIESTYGNRLHGPADTTEVLGGIVERTAGRGGTVVIPAFAVGRAQSLLYHFWNLKTAGRLANIPIYLDSPMAIDATDLLHAHSDDHRLTHDECTAICKIATYTRDVDASKEITASPWPKVVISASGMATGGRVLHHLKSFATDPKHTILFSGYQSAGTRGRAMVQGAREIKIHGQWVPVRAEIDDLSMLSAHADADDLMRWLAGFQRGPSRVFIVHGEAEASEALRVRIGRELDWNATVPRQGQVFDL